The sequence below is a genomic window from bacterium.
CGGCGGCCGCGCGGAGCGCGGCCGCCGGCGACGGCCTACCCATACCGGATGCGCGGATCGAGCAGCGCGTAGCCGACGTCCGCGGCCAGGTTCGACAGCACGATCAGCGCCGCGGTGATCATCACGATGCTCATCAGAAGCGCGTAGTCGAAGCGCAGCGCGGAATCGTAGAACAACCGGCCCATCCCCGGCCAGCTGAAGATCGTCTCGGTGAACAGCGCGCCGCCGAACAGCACCGGGAGGTCGAGCGCGATGACCGTCACCACCGGCAGGGCGGCGTTCTTCATCGCGTGCGACCAGATCACGCGGCGGCCGCCCACGCCCTTCGAGCGCGCCGTCCGGATGTAGTCCGCGTGCAGCACCTCGATCATGCCGGCGCGCACGTAGCGGACGATGGCCGCGCAGTTGGCCAGCGTCAGCATCGCGACGGGCAGGATGAGATGCCGGATCCGGTCGGCCGCCGAAAACGGCTCGCCGATCGTGTACATGCCGCCGGCCGGCAGCAGCGGGAGCCCCGTCAACGGGTTCCGCAGCGTAACGTGAAAGACGATGATCAGGATCAGGCCGAACCAGAAAATCGGAATGGACTGGCCCATGAAGGCCACCGTGGTCGTCGCGTGATCGAACACCGAATACTGCCGCACCGCCGACAGCGTGCCGGCCGGGACCGCGATCGCCAGGGTCACCACGTATTGAATGCCGATCAGGTCCAGCGTGTTGGGAAACCGTTCGCCGATCTCGACCAGCACGGGCCGTTTGGTGACGAGCGAGTACCCCCAGTCGGCGTGGAGCACGGCGCCCAGCCAGTGAAGGTAGCGCACGTAGATCGGCTGGTTGAGTCCGAGCTCCGTCTCGATCCGCGCGATGTCCTCGGACGAGAGGCGCGGGTTGTTCTCATACGCGGCGGTCGGGCCGCCCGGCACGATGTTGATCAAGAAGAACACCGCCGCGCTCACCAGGAGCAGCAGCGGGATCGCCTGAAGCAGGCGCCGGGCCAGATACCGGATCATCGGGCGGGATGGCCCCTACCGGGCCACCGACCAGGTCTGCGCGTTCCAGCCGAGGCGCTCCCAGACGTTCGTGATCCAGCCCTGGAGCCGGTCGCGGTACGCGCTGATCGTGCTCCGGCTGTACAGATAGATGTGGGGCCGGTCCGCGACGATGTGGTGCATCGCGTCGCAGTAGACACCGCGCCGCACCCCGAGATCCGCCGAGGACGCCGCCTTCTTCACGTCCGCGTCGACCTCGGGACTGGCGTAGCGCGCGTAGTTGAAGCCGTCGCCGCCGTTCTGGGCCGTCGGCATCTTCCACGACGCGAAATAGCCCTCGACCTGCGACTGCGGGTCCACGTCGGGGTTCGTCGTATACATCACGACGTCGAAGTGGCCGTGCTTGCGGAACGCGCCGCTCGCCCACGACCCGAACAGCACCGGCGACGGAACGTTTTCGATGTAGAATTCGAGGCCGATTGCCCGCATGTATTGAATGATCAGCTGCTCGGCCTCTTCGCGGAGCTTGTTCCCGGTCGTGGTCTGCAGCTTCAGGCGCAGCCGCGTGCCGTCCTTGGCGTACTGCGCGCTCTTCGCGACGCGGATGCCGTCCGGACCGGCGGCCCAGCCGGCCTCCTGGAGCAGCGCCCGCGCCCGGGACGGATTGTACGTGCTGATCGGCGTGGCGCACTCCGCCCACCCGATGTGCAGCTCGTTCGTCCCGACGGTCGCGAGGCCGTAGAGCAGCTTGCTCGTGATCTCCCGTTTGTTGATGCCGAGCTCGATGGCCTCGCGCACCCGCGGGTCGCCCAGGATCGGATGCGGATGCTGCCTGACGGCGTCGGCGGCCGGCCCGTCGAGCGACGGGTCGGCGAAATTGAGCACCAACCGCTCGGCGTCGGGGCCCGGCGCCGAGCTGATCTTCACGCCCGCAGCACCCTTGAGCTCCGGCACGTCCGACTCGATCAGATCCCAGACCACGTCCACGTCGCCGGTCTTGATCAGCTGCTTGCCCACTTCACGGCTCGGCACGATCCGGATGATCACCCGGTCGAGGTACGGCTGGTCCTTGACCCGGTAGTGCGGGTTGCGGACGAGCGTGATGTGATCGCCGGAGGCCCACTCGGTGACCATGAATGGTCCGGTGCCGACGGGCTTGCGGTTGTACGCCCACTTCGTCATGTTGACGGGATCGCCGGTCGCGTGCCGGGGGAGTATGTCAAAGAAGCGCGAGAGAAACGGCGCGTAGAGCTGCTTGTACCGCACGACCACGGTCTGCGCGTTTGGACAGTCCACACCTTGAATCTGGTCGTAGCCGCTCGTGTAGATGGCGCCGCTCTTCGGCGTCACGAGCGCCTGCCACGTAAACTTCACGTCGTCGCAGGTCATCGGCTGCCCGTCGGACCACAGAAGGCCGGGCTTCAGATGGTAGGTGATCGTCTTGCCGTCCGGCGACACGCCGCCGTTCTTCTGGTCCGGGACTTCGGTCGCCAGTTGGGGGATGTACCGGCCGTCGGGCCCGACCCTGAGCAGGCCCTCGACCGTCAGGATCGTGACCTCGGCCGACGCCGTCTGCGACGCGATCAGCGGATTGAGCAGTTCGGGCTCTTGGTAGAGCGCGATCGTGATCGACCCGCCCCGCCGTGCCGGCTGCGACACCGCCGGCTGCCCGGCCAGACCGACGATCGCGACGACGGCCAGCCACGCCCCGGCCCGGGCACCCCTCCGCTGCACCACGATCTCACCCCCCGGAGATGCGGCCGCCCGAACGCACCGGACGTGCCCGACGTTCGCGAAGCGCGAAGCCGCGGAGGCTCGCGTTCGGTGCCGCGAACCGGTTTCCTTCACGCGGCCGCGGTCAGAGGATGAGCAGCACCTTCCCCGCCGTCCCGCGGCTCGCCAGCGCGCGCTGGGCGTCGGCCGCCTGGGCCAAGGGAAACGTCCGGTCGATCCGAACCTTGAGCCGGCCGGCGGCGACCCACCCGAGCACGTCGCCGGCGCGCTTGAGCAGGTCCTCCCGCGTCGCGACGTAGTCGCGCATCGTCGGCCGCGTGACGAACAGCGACCCTTTCTGCTGGAGGACCCGGGTGTCGACGGGCGGGTTGGGCCCGCTCGAATTTCCGAACGTGACGAGATAGCCGCGCGGGGCGAGGCAGTTCATGCTCTTCTCGAACGTCGTCGTGCCGACCGAATCGTAGACCACCGGGACCCCGCGGCCGCCGGTGAGGCGTTTCGTCTCGGCTTCGAAGTCCTGCTGCGTATACAGGATGATCTCGTCGGCCCCGGCCTGGCGGGCGAGCGCCGCCTTGGCCTCCGTCGAGACGGTCCCGATGACCCGGGCGCCCCGCATCTTGGCGATCTGGGTGAGCAGCAACCCCACCCCGCCCGCGGCGGCGTGGAGGAGGATCACGTCGCCCGGGCCCAGCGGATACGTCGTGTGCGTGAGATAATGCGCGGTCATCCCCTGCAGCATCACGGCGGCCGCCGTCTTGGCATCCACGCCGGGCGGAAGCTTCACGATGCGCGCCGCCGGGACCACCGCATGCGTGGCGTACGCGCCGCTGACGTTCGAGTAGGCGACGCGATCGCCCGGACGCAGTTCGGCGACGTCGCGTCCCACCGCCTCGACCAGCCCCGCGCCCTCGCTGCCGCAGGTGAACGGGAGCGCCGTCTTGTAGACGCCCTCGCGCTCGTAGATATCGACGAAGTTGACGCCCGCGGCCTCGAGCTTCACGAGGACCTCCGCCGGCCCGGGCTCCGGCGTCGGCAGTTCCTCGAACCGGAGGACCTCGGGTCCCCCGGCCTCATGCACGCGCACGGCCTTCATGACGCCGCCCCTCGCCGCGACCGCCGCAACCTACGACAGGTGGAAGACGACCATCTTGAGCTCGGTCATCTCCTGCACCGCGTACTTCGGCCCTTCCTTGCCGAAACCGCTCTCCTTGAGGCCGCCGTAGGGCATGAGGTCGACGCGCCACTGCGGACCCCAGTTGATGTGGATGTTGCCGGACTCGACCTCGCGCGCGAACCGCATCGCCCAGTTGACGTTCTGGGTGAAGACGCCGGCCGACAGCCCGTAGTTCGTGTCGTTGGCCAGCGCGATCGCGTCGTCGATCGTGTCCGCGGGCGTGACCCCGACCGCCGGCCCGAACAGTTCGCTGCGGGAGATGCGCATGTCCGGTTTGACGTCGGCGACGACCGTCGGGGCGTAGATGGCGCCCCGGCGCTCCCCGCCGGTCACGAGCCGGGCGCCGCCGGCGACGGCCTCCTGGATCCACGACTCCACCCGCCGCGCGTCCGACTCGCGGACCATCGGGCCCATCTTCACGCTCTCCTCGAGCGGGTTGCCCGTGGTGATCGCCGCGACTTTGGCTTTGAGCGCGTCGAGGAAGTCGCCGTAGATCGGCTTGAGCGGAATGATCCGCTGCGCGCTGATGCAGACCTGACCGGCGTTGGCAAATCCCGTCGAGGCCACCGCCGCGGCGACCTTGTCGAGATCGGCGTCCGGCATGATGATCGTCGGGGAATTGCTGCCGAGCTCCATCGTGACCTTCTTCAGCCCGGCGACTTTGCAGATCTGTTCGCCGACGTCGCGGCTCCCGGTGAAGGTGATCTTGCGCACCCGCGGATCGGCGCACAGCGCCTCGCCGACCTCGCGCCCGGTGCCGGTCAGGCACTGGATCGCGTCCGCCGGCACGCCGGCCTGCAGGAGGACCTCCGTCAGCTTGAGCGCCGACAGGGGCGTGTCGGTCGCCGGCTTGAGGATGACGGCGTTGCCGCCCGCGAGCGCCGGCCCGACCTTGTGGGTGACCAGATGCAGGGGAAAGTTGAACGGGCTGATCCCGACCACGACGCCGCACGGGACGCGCAGCGTGAAACCCATCTGCGTCGTCACCCCCGGGGCGCCGTCGAGCGGGACCACCTCGCTGCCGAGCCGCTTCGCCTCTTCCCCCGACAGGACCAGAATCTCCGCGGCCCGCGCCACTTCCACGCGCGATTCCGCGAGAATCTTCCCTTCTTCGAGCGTGATGGTGCGGGCGAAGTCCTCGGTGCGGGCGATCAGGAGTTCGGCGGCCTTCTTGAGGATCTGCGAGCGCTGGTAGCCGGTCAGGGCCCGCATCGACTTGGCGCCCCGTAATGCGGTCGCGAGCGCGCGCTCGACGTCATCGGCGTCCCCTTTGGGGACCGTGTCCACCGTCGAACCGTCGAACGGGTTCGTCACCGGGATCGTCTGCCGCTTGTCGATCCACTCCGTGCCGACGTACATCTTCATGGGTGTCCTCCTTCAGATCGCGTCAGTCAGCAGTGCCTCGGCCGCTACGGGAGGTCTTCCCGGCCGTGATCCACGTGCTGCCGGTAGAAGCGGACCACGGTCGCCCGGTCGAACGTGTCCATCATGAGGCGCCAGTCCCACGACAGGACCGCGTACGGATGGGACATGGTGGGATACGATGCGATCACGAGCTTGACGTTGCCGTACTTGCTTTTCGGAAAGTCCTTCATCATCCGGTCGAACTCCGCAAGGCGCGCCGGTGAGGCGGGCGGCCGGTACAGGACGACGACGTAGCCGTGCTCGAGGCTATGAACCCAGAACCCCGTCGGCAGGCCGTTGGGATAGACGCCGGCCGGCGCCGGGTACGGATAGTGCGTGCCCGAGGCGGGCAGGTCGGCCTTGTAGTGGATCTGCGTGCCGACGGCTACGTGCTCGAACCCCTCGTCCGGCAGCTGCTGTCCCAACACCGGCCCCGCGGGACCCGCCAGTGTCGTGCGGCCGAACGCCGCCCACCAGGTGAGGCCGGCGACGG
It includes:
- a CDS encoding aldehyde dehydrogenase family protein, giving the protein MKMYVGTEWIDKRQTIPVTNPFDGSTVDTVPKGDADDVERALATALRGAKSMRALTGYQRSQILKKAAELLIARTEDFARTITLEEGKILAESRVEVARAAEILVLSGEEAKRLGSEVVPLDGAPGVTTQMGFTLRVPCGVVVGISPFNFPLHLVTHKVGPALAGGNAVILKPATDTPLSALKLTEVLLQAGVPADAIQCLTGTGREVGEALCADPRVRKITFTGSRDVGEQICKVAGLKKVTMELGSNSPTIIMPDADLDKVAAAVASTGFANAGQVCISAQRIIPLKPIYGDFLDALKAKVAAITTGNPLEESVKMGPMVRESDARRVESWIQEAVAGGARLVTGGERRGAIYAPTVVADVKPDMRISRSELFGPAVGVTPADTIDDAIALANDTNYGLSAGVFTQNVNWAMRFAREVESGNIHINWGPQWRVDLMPYGGLKESGFGKEGPKYAVQEMTELKMVVFHLS
- a CDS encoding ABC transporter permease; the encoded protein is MIRYLARRLLQAIPLLLLVSAAVFFLINIVPGGPTAAYENNPRLSSEDIARIETELGLNQPIYVRYLHWLGAVLHADWGYSLVTKRPVLVEIGERFPNTLDLIGIQYVVTLAIAVPAGTLSAVRQYSVFDHATTTVAFMGQSIPIFWFGLILIIVFHVTLRNPLTGLPLLPAGGMYTIGEPFSAADRIRHLILPVAMLTLANCAAIVRYVRAGMIEVLHADYIRTARSKGVGGRRVIWSHAMKNAALPVVTVIALDLPVLFGGALFTETIFSWPGMGRLFYDSALRFDYALLMSIVMITAALIVLSNLAADVGYALLDPRIRYG
- a CDS encoding peptide ABC transporter substrate-binding protein — protein: MVQRRGARAGAWLAVVAIVGLAGQPAVSQPARRGGSITIALYQEPELLNPLIASQTASAEVTILTVEGLLRVGPDGRYIPQLATEVPDQKNGGVSPDGKTITYHLKPGLLWSDGQPMTCDDVKFTWQALVTPKSGAIYTSGYDQIQGVDCPNAQTVVVRYKQLYAPFLSRFFDILPRHATGDPVNMTKWAYNRKPVGTGPFMVTEWASGDHITLVRNPHYRVKDQPYLDRVIIRIVPSREVGKQLIKTGDVDVVWDLIESDVPELKGAAGVKISSAPGPDAERLVLNFADPSLDGPAADAVRQHPHPILGDPRVREAIELGINKREITSKLLYGLATVGTNELHIGWAECATPISTYNPSRARALLQEAGWAAGPDGIRVAKSAQYAKDGTRLRLKLQTTTGNKLREEAEQLIIQYMRAIGLEFYIENVPSPVLFGSWASGAFRKHGHFDVVMYTTNPDVDPQSQVEGYFASWKMPTAQNGGDGFNYARYASPEVDADVKKAASSADLGVRRGVYCDAMHHIVADRPHIYLYSRSTISAYRDRLQGWITNVWERLGWNAQTWSVAR
- a CDS encoding DUF3105 domain-containing protein, giving the protein MTTLPQAPPRTSRTERRAAATAARRPGAQAPRPGRPWAWWSAGAVVVLAVAGLTWWAAFGRTTLAGPAGPVLGQQLPDEGFEHVAVGTQIHYKADLPASGTHYPYPAPAGVYPNGLPTGFWVHSLEHGYVVVLYRPPASPARLAEFDRMMKDFPKSKYGNVKLVIASYPTMSHPYAVLSWDWRLMMDTFDRATVVRFYRQHVDHGREDLP
- a CDS encoding quinone oxidoreductase, translated to MKAVRVHEAGGPEVLRFEELPTPEPGPAEVLVKLEAAGVNFVDIYEREGVYKTALPFTCGSEGAGLVEAVGRDVAELRPGDRVAYSNVSGAYATHAVVPAARIVKLPPGVDAKTAAAVMLQGMTAHYLTHTTYPLGPGDVILLHAAAGGVGLLLTQIAKMRGARVIGTVSTEAKAALARQAGADEIILYTQQDFEAETKRLTGGRGVPVVYDSVGTTTFEKSMNCLAPRGYLVTFGNSSGPNPPVDTRVLQQKGSLFVTRPTMRDYVATREDLLKRAGDVLGWVAAGRLKVRIDRTFPLAQAADAQRALASRGTAGKVLLIL